From Acidobacteriota bacterium, one genomic window encodes:
- a CDS encoding TAT-variant-translocated molybdopterin oxidoreductase, with amino-acid sequence MLSKDSKTNFAQLKERILQQNGKEYWRSVEEFVDAPEFEEFVKYEYPAQAEEWDSSVSRRNFIKVMGASLALAGLSGCVIQPTEKIVPYVNQPEGLVPGKPMYYATAMTLGGVGNGLLARSNEGRPTKLEGNPEHPGSLGSTDVLTQAALLDLYDPDRSQEIVNRGEPKTWQAFMNDVRVKVEDNRANGGAGVRFLTETISSPTLIAQFNQLKTELPNAKWYQYEPLNKDNVVAGAKLAFGSAVNTVYKFDQAERVLTLDADIFSGFNIRYIKDFAKSRAWSEEKKHINRLYAVETTMSLTGAKADHRLAVKPSQMTEIAKAVAKAVGVAGATSNLAEFADWIAPMAKDLKEHAGKSLVVVGDNQPAAVHAIAHAINETLGNVGKTVVYTEPTQANAETLQIEGLRELVKDIDAGVVKMLVVFGGNPVYNTPADLKLNAERLNKIPYRVHLGRYRDETAELCQWHVGEKHFLEGWSDTRAYDGTVSIVQPLIDPLYSGKSAHEVLQLFFKENFEKKDYDIVREYWQKQTLNMAVKPVAVEKTEAKTDGKTEPKTEAKVETPVAPAAKTAPAATPSPTTAAPAGAKAFDQNWRRIVHDGVVPNSQAAVKEVKVNPAFMGQAVPATSGAGAIEISILPDPSVYDGRFTNNGWLQELPNPLTKITWENVALVSPKTAAKLGLNRGNDADEFSGGERPTAFINSKGGNMFSDLVKLKFQGGEISKPVPVWIAPGQPDDVVAIYLGYGRTKAGRVGTDLGYNAYDVRRSDAMYFGSGEITKTGEQTTIASTQIHFNMEGRDLLRVWDLEEFNADEKLGEQHNEIDKTMYQPELFEKGYAENHRWGMAIDLNSCVGCNACVIACQSENNIPIVGKEQVERSREMHWMRVDAYFGGTLEKPEGPNFQPVLCQQCEQAPCEVVCPVHATVHSVEGLNDMVYNRCIGTRYCSNNCPYKVRRFNFLLYQDWDTAQFKLMRNPEVTVRSRGVMEKCTYCTQRIAAARIEAEKDGRKVRDGEVVTACQAACPAEAIAFGDLNDKSSKVSKLKADRRDYNLLNELNTQPRTTYLAGLKNQNKEMPGYVAPKKKDGESKTAAH; translated from the coding sequence ATGTTGAGCAAAGACAGTAAAACTAACTTTGCACAGTTGAAGGAACGCATTCTTCAGCAGAACGGAAAAGAGTATTGGCGGAGCGTCGAAGAGTTTGTCGACGCGCCCGAATTCGAAGAATTCGTCAAATACGAGTATCCGGCGCAGGCAGAGGAATGGGACAGTTCGGTCAGCCGCCGAAACTTCATCAAGGTGATGGGCGCTTCGCTCGCACTTGCGGGGCTCTCCGGATGCGTCATCCAGCCGACCGAGAAGATCGTGCCGTACGTCAATCAGCCGGAAGGATTGGTTCCAGGAAAACCGATGTACTACGCGACTGCGATGACGCTCGGCGGCGTCGGAAACGGGTTGCTGGCGCGCTCGAACGAGGGGCGTCCCACGAAACTCGAAGGCAATCCCGAGCATCCGGGAAGCCTCGGCTCGACCGATGTTCTGACCCAGGCCGCTTTGCTCGATCTCTATGACCCCGATCGTTCTCAGGAGATCGTCAATCGCGGCGAGCCGAAGACCTGGCAGGCGTTTATGAATGACGTCCGCGTGAAGGTCGAAGACAATCGCGCGAATGGCGGTGCCGGCGTCAGATTCCTGACCGAGACGATTTCATCCCCGACGCTCATCGCACAGTTCAACCAGCTCAAAACCGAGCTTCCGAATGCGAAATGGTATCAGTATGAACCGCTCAACAAGGACAACGTCGTCGCCGGCGCCAAACTGGCCTTCGGTTCGGCGGTCAACACGGTTTACAAGTTCGATCAGGCCGAGCGTGTCCTGACGCTCGACGCAGATATTTTCTCCGGATTCAACATTCGCTACATCAAGGATTTCGCGAAAAGCCGCGCGTGGTCCGAAGAAAAGAAACACATCAACCGGCTCTACGCGGTTGAGACAACGATGTCGCTGACGGGCGCCAAAGCGGATCATCGTCTGGCCGTCAAGCCGAGCCAGATGACCGAGATCGCAAAGGCGGTTGCAAAGGCGGTCGGAGTCGCCGGCGCAACGTCGAACCTGGCCGAGTTTGCCGACTGGATCGCGCCGATGGCGAAGGATCTCAAGGAGCATGCCGGAAAATCGCTCGTGGTCGTCGGCGATAATCAGCCGGCGGCGGTCCACGCGATCGCTCACGCGATCAATGAAACGCTCGGAAACGTCGGCAAAACGGTCGTTTACACCGAACCGACGCAGGCGAATGCTGAAACGCTTCAGATCGAAGGGTTGCGCGAACTTGTCAAAGACATCGATGCCGGCGTGGTCAAGATGCTCGTCGTTTTCGGCGGCAACCCGGTCTATAACACACCGGCGGACCTCAAACTGAACGCCGAACGGCTCAACAAGATACCGTACCGCGTTCATCTCGGACGCTATCGTGATGAAACCGCAGAACTTTGCCAGTGGCACGTCGGCGAAAAGCATTTCCTTGAAGGCTGGAGCGATACGCGCGCCTATGACGGAACCGTTTCGATCGTTCAGCCGCTGATCGATCCGCTTTACAGCGGCAAAAGCGCGCACGAAGTTCTTCAATTGTTCTTCAAGGAGAACTTCGAGAAGAAGGATTACGACATCGTTCGTGAGTATTGGCAGAAGCAGACGCTGAATATGGCGGTCAAACCGGTTGCGGTCGAGAAGACCGAAGCGAAGACCGACGGGAAGACCGAGCCGAAGACCGAAGCCAAGGTCGAAACGCCGGTTGCCCCGGCCGCGAAGACGGCCCCGGCGGCAACTCCGTCGCCGACGACTGCGGCGCCGGCCGGTGCGAAGGCCTTCGATCAGAACTGGCGCCGGATCGTTCACGACGGCGTCGTTCCGAACTCGCAGGCCGCGGTTAAGGAAGTCAAGGTCAACCCGGCGTTTATGGGGCAGGCTGTACCGGCAACGTCAGGTGCGGGGGCGATCGAGATCTCGATCCTGCCGGATCCTAGCGTTTACGACGGCCGGTTCACCAATAACGGATGGCTTCAGGAGTTGCCGAATCCGCTGACCAAGATCACCTGGGAAAACGTCGCGCTCGTGAGCCCGAAAACGGCCGCGAAACTCGGTCTTAATCGCGGCAACGACGCGGATGAGTTTTCCGGCGGAGAACGTCCGACCGCCTTCATCAATTCGAAGGGCGGAAATATGTTTTCCGATCTCGTCAAACTTAAATTCCAGGGCGGCGAGATCTCGAAACCGGTGCCGGTTTGGATCGCTCCCGGACAGCCGGACGATGTGGTCGCGATCTATCTTGGCTACGGCCGCACGAAAGCCGGCCGTGTCGGAACCGATCTCGGTTACAACGCCTACGACGTGCGCAGGTCCGACGCGATGTATTTCGGCAGCGGCGAGATCACGAAGACCGGCGAGCAGACAACGATCGCATCGACGCAGATCCACTTCAATATGGAAGGCCGCGATCTGTTGCGCGTCTGGGATCTCGAAGAGTTCAACGCCGACGAAAAACTCGGCGAGCAGCACAACGAGATCGACAAAACGATGTATCAGCCGGAACTCTTCGAAAAGGGCTATGCCGAAAACCATCGTTGGGGAATGGCGATCGATCTCAACAGCTGCGTCGGCTGCAACGCCTGCGTCATCGCTTGCCAGTCGGAGAACAACATCCCGATCGTCGGCAAGGAGCAGGTCGAACGGAGCCGCGAAATGCATTGGATGCGCGTCGACGCCTATTTCGGCGGCACGCTTGAAAAGCCCGAAGGCCCGAATTTCCAACCGGTTCTCTGCCAGCAGTGCGAGCAGGCCCCGTGCGAGGTCGTCTGTCCCGTTCATGCCACCGTCCACAGCGTCGAAGGTTTGAACGATATGGTTTACAACCGCTGCATCGGAACCCGTTACTGTTCGAACAACTGTCCGTACAAGGTCCGAAGATTCAACTTCCTGCTTTATCAGGATTGGGACACGGCGCAGTTCAAACTGATGCGCAATCCGGAAGTTACGGTTCGGTCGCGCGGGGTTATGGAGAAATGCACCTACTGCACGCAACGCATCGCGGCGGCCCGCATCGAGGCCGAAAAGGACGGGCGCAAGGTCCGCGACGGTGAGGTCGTCACGGCGTGCCAAGCCGCGTGTCCGGCGGAAGCGATCGCTTTCGGTGACTTGAACGACAAGTCGAGCAAAGTTTCGAAACTGAAAGCCGACCGTCGTGACTACAATCTGTTGAACGAACTCAACACGCAGCCGCGGACGACCTATTTGGCGGGACTCAAGAATCAGAACAAGGAAATGCCCGGTTATGTCGCGCCGAAAAAGAAGGACGGCGAGTCGAAGACGGCGGCACATTAG
- a CDS encoding cytochrome C oxidase subunit IV family protein, with protein MSDNHTENEHIGIPGYLGVFGILVVGTIVTYLVALQDLDGILFPGANTLLALAIAFTKMTFVILFFMHVRWQSKLIWLSAVAAFFWMAIMFAYTMQDYLTRSTGIFTQ; from the coding sequence ATGTCGGATAATCACACAGAAAACGAACACATCGGAATTCCGGGCTATTTGGGGGTTTTCGGGATCTTGGTCGTCGGCACGATCGTGACCTATCTCGTTGCTTTGCAGGATCTTGACGGCATCCTGTTCCCCGGCGCGAACACGTTGCTCGCACTGGCGATCGCGTTTACGAAGATGACGTTCGTCATCCTCTTCTTTATGCACGTGCGCTGGCAGTCGAAACTGATCTGGCTTTCTGCGGTCGCCGCTTTTTTCTGGATGGCGATTATGTTTGCCTACACTATGCAGGATTACCTGACGCGCTCAACGGGAATTTTTACCCAATAG
- a CDS encoding SCO family protein, with product MRESSPVFAVSRLKLLAVLVLFLFFSNVSAQRIEHYNSPLYSPKTYDPTSNVTSNGLPPTLKNVGIEQRLNEQVPVDAVFKDENGREVKLEEYFGKGRPAILALVYFECPMLCNEVLNGLTGTLKGLSLDVGKDFDVIAISFDARENDLPELAKNKRESYLKRYGRAGSENGWHFLTGTQAEIDKVTKAVGFNYAWDEESKQFAHAGGIMVTTPEGRLSRYLYGIDYAPKDVKFALMESADGKIGGAAEQLMLYCYHYDPSTGKYGLSILRVLRVAGVVTLLGLSAMILAFWVRNKSKDELAENE from the coding sequence ATGAGAGAAAGTTCGCCGGTTTTTGCAGTATCAAGGCTGAAACTTCTTGCGGTTTTGGTTCTTTTCTTGTTCTTTTCAAATGTTTCGGCACAGCGCATCGAGCATTACAACTCGCCGCTTTACTCGCCGAAGACTTACGACCCGACGTCGAACGTCACGAGCAACGGCTTGCCGCCGACACTGAAGAACGTCGGCATCGAGCAAAGGCTTAACGAGCAGGTGCCGGTCGATGCCGTCTTTAAGGACGAAAACGGACGCGAGGTCAAACTCGAGGAATACTTCGGAAAGGGCCGCCCGGCGATCCTGGCGTTGGTCTATTTCGAATGCCCGATGCTCTGCAACGAGGTGTTGAACGGACTGACGGGCACGCTTAAGGGGTTGTCCCTGGACGTCGGCAAGGACTTCGACGTCATCGCGATCAGTTTCGACGCGCGGGAGAACGATCTCCCGGAGCTGGCGAAGAACAAGCGGGAAAGCTATTTGAAGCGTTACGGTCGCGCCGGATCGGAAAACGGCTGGCACTTTCTGACCGGAACGCAGGCCGAGATCGACAAGGTTACCAAGGCCGTCGGATTCAATTACGCTTGGGACGAAGAGTCGAAGCAGTTCGCCCACGCCGGCGGAATTATGGTGACCACACCCGAGGGCCGGCTTTCGCGATATCTTTACGGGATCGACTACGCGCCGAAAGACGTCAAATTCGCGCTGATGGAGTCGGCCGACGGAAAGATCGGCGGTGCCGCGGAACAGTTGATGCTTTACTGTTACCACTACGATCCGTCGACGGGCAAATACGGGCTGTCGATCCTCAGAGTTTTGCGAGTCGCGGGCGTCGTGACGCTGCTCGGTCTGAGTGCGATGATTTTGGCCTTTTGGGTGCGCAATAAATCGAAAGATGAGTTGGCCGAAAACGAGTGA
- the coxB gene encoding cytochrome c oxidase subunit II, translated as MQSNTWIPLFPDQASSFAWQIDYLYFYLILISVAFAIPIVAAILFFAVKYRETDKFATPDEIHGSTTLEIAWSIIPFVISMTIFLGGALIYYNQFRVPEDTMEIYVVGKQWMWKFQHGTGQREINELHVPKGRKIKLTMTTEDVLHDVFIPAFRTKADVVPGRYTTLWFEPTMTGKFHLFCAEYCGLNHSGMGGWVYVMEPDDFDNWLAGGGTGQTPVEIGKDLFNNRLGCASCHAGGANQRGAKLEGIWGTNVKLVNGQSVKVDEEYVRNSILNPSGQVVEGFQPIMPTFKGQVSEEQLVALVAYIKSLSNAQPNTAPMSNPAPATPASNTNTTAKTAAANSNK; from the coding sequence ATGCAAAGCAATACGTGGATTCCACTATTTCCGGACCAGGCTTCAAGCTTCGCTTGGCAGATCGACTATCTGTATTTCTACCTGATTTTGATCAGCGTCGCCTTTGCGATCCCGATCGTCGCGGCGATCTTGTTTTTCGCGGTCAAGTATCGTGAAACCGACAAGTTCGCGACGCCCGACGAGATCCACGGATCGACGACGCTCGAAATCGCGTGGTCGATCATCCCGTTCGTGATCTCGATGACGATCTTTCTCGGCGGCGCGCTCATTTACTACAATCAGTTTCGCGTTCCTGAAGATACGATGGAGATCTACGTGGTCGGCAAACAGTGGATGTGGAAGTTCCAGCACGGCACCGGCCAGCGCGAGATCAACGAACTGCACGTGCCGAAGGGCCGCAAGATCAAACTGACGATGACGACCGAGGATGTGCTCCACGACGTCTTCATTCCGGCATTCCGGACGAAGGCCGACGTTGTTCCGGGCCGTTACACGACGCTTTGGTTCGAACCGACGATGACCGGCAAGTTCCATCTCTTTTGCGCCGAATACTGCGGCCTCAACCACTCGGGAATGGGCGGTTGGGTGTATGTGATGGAGCCCGACGATTTTGACAACTGGCTAGCGGGCGGCGGAACCGGACAAACCCCGGTCGAGATCGGAAAGGACTTATTCAACAACCGGCTCGGATGTGCCTCGTGCCACGCCGGCGGCGCCAATCAGCGCGGAGCGAAACTCGAAGGAATCTGGGGCACGAACGTTAAACTGGTAAACGGACAATCGGTCAAGGTTGACGAAGAGTACGTCCGCAACTCGATCCTGAATCCGTCCGGGCAGGTCGTCGAAGGCTTCCAGCCGATAATGCCGACATTCAAGGGACAGGTCAGCGAAGAACAGTTGGTGGCGCTGGTCGCCTACATCAAGTCGCTGAGCAATGCCCAGCCGAACACCGCGCCAATGTCGAATCCGGCGCCGGCAACCCCCGCGAGCAACACGAATACGACGGCCAAAACCGCCGCGGCCAACAGCAATAAATAG
- the nrfD gene encoding polysulfide reductase NrfD, whose product MLETKSEELKKVQNKIYPAMVEGDYTLATATDKISDVTLKKKTPFHWFIGFGISFLIAQLLLFTILYLVTTGIGIWGNNQPVGWAFDIINFVWWIGIGHAGTLISAILLLLNQKWRTSINRFAEAMTLFAVANAGLFPLLHTGRPWLAFWMLPYPNTMGMWQNFRSPLMWDVFAVSTYATVSALFWYVGLIPDFATLRDRAKNKYFRFVYAALSWGWRGSARHWHRYEIAYLLLAGLSTPLVLSVHSIVSFDFSVSQVPGWHATIFPPYFVAGAIFAGFAMVLILCIPLRHLYGMKDFITHTHLVYMGKIMLATGLIVCYGYGMEAFFGWYSQSQYELFMVKNRIWEGPYWWSYWLLILCNGLSIQLLWFKRFRESEFWLFAISVVVSIGMWLERFVIIVTSLHRDFLPSSWAMYSPRLFDWTMFMGTIGFFFTLIYLFVRFVPIISIFEVRTLLPEANVHGRHQDFEEVINEVDQEEIDRNG is encoded by the coding sequence ATGCTAGAAACGAAATCTGAGGAACTGAAAAAAGTTCAAAACAAAATTTATCCGGCGATGGTCGAGGGCGATTACACTCTCGCGACCGCCACGGACAAGATCAGCGATGTCACGCTGAAAAAGAAGACGCCGTTCCATTGGTTCATCGGTTTCGGCATTTCCTTTTTGATCGCACAGCTTTTGTTGTTCACCATCCTGTACCTCGTCACGACGGGTATCGGGATCTGGGGAAACAACCAGCCGGTCGGTTGGGCATTCGACATCATCAACTTCGTCTGGTGGATCGGTATCGGCCACGCAGGTACTTTGATTTCGGCGATTCTGCTGTTGCTGAATCAGAAATGGCGCACATCGATCAACCGCTTCGCCGAAGCGATGACCCTCTTTGCCGTCGCCAACGCCGGACTCTTCCCGCTTCTGCATACCGGCCGCCCGTGGCTTGCGTTCTGGATGCTGCCGTACCCGAACACGATGGGGATGTGGCAGAACTTCCGAAGTCCGCTGATGTGGGACGTTTTCGCGGTTTCGACATACGCGACAGTCTCCGCGCTGTTCTGGTACGTCGGTCTGATCCCCGACTTCGCAACGCTTCGCGACCGTGCCAAGAACAAGTATTTCAGATTCGTTTACGCGGCATTGTCCTGGGGCTGGCGAGGTTCCGCCCGGCACTGGCATCGATATGAGATCGCCTATCTGCTGCTCGCGGGGCTTTCGACTCCGCTCGTTCTTTCGGTTCACTCGATCGTTTCGTTCGACTTCTCGGTGTCGCAGGTTCCCGGCTGGCACGCGACGATCTTTCCGCCGTATTTTGTTGCGGGGGCGATCTTTGCGGGATTTGCGATGGTGCTGATCCTCTGCATTCCGCTGCGCCACCTGTACGGAATGAAGGATTTCATTACCCACACGCACCTCGTTTATATGGGCAAGATCATGCTCGCGACCGGGCTGATCGTTTGTTACGGGTATGGAATGGAAGCGTTTTTCGGTTGGTACAGCCAGTCGCAATACGAGCTGTTTATGGTCAAGAACCGCATCTGGGAGGGCCCTTACTGGTGGTCCTACTGGTTGTTGATCCTCTGCAACGGGCTTTCGATCCAGCTTCTGTGGTTCAAGCGCTTCCGCGAGAGCGAGTTCTGGCTCTTCGCCATCTCGGTGGTCGTCAGCATCGGAATGTGGCTCGAGCGTTTCGTCATTATCGTGACGAGCCTGCATCGCGATTTCCTTCCGTCATCGTGGGCGATGTACAGCCCGCGTTTGTTTGACTGGACGATGTTTATGGGAACGATCGGCTTCTTCTTTACGCTGATTTACCTTTTCGTCAGATTCGTGCCGATCATTTCGATCTTCGAGGTCAGGACGCTTCTGCCGGAAGCGAATGTTCACGGTCGCCATCAGGATTTCGAAGAGGTCATAAACGAGGTCGACCAAGAGGAGATCGACAGAAACGGTTAA
- a CDS encoding cytochrome c produces the protein MRLFTFYFLLFTCVAAATSCRYDMQDQPRYKAYKKSDFFADGRSSRDLPIGTVARGNLREDKALYTGKKENADPNVQVQTTTDASGNTLISSFPNDIEEFPLPVTKEMLDRGQERYNVYCGVCHGPFGNGDGMIVRRGFPKPPTYNDDRLRNAPVGHFFDVITNGQGRMGSYASQVPVADRWAIVMYIRALQRSQNPTGANPLTQKEATMPNQTPKPAESPKPATAGGAK, from the coding sequence ATGAGGCTTTTTACTTTCTACTTTCTACTTTTTACCTGCGTCGCGGCCGCGACGTCCTGCCGCTACGATATGCAGGACCAGCCGCGGTACAAGGCTTACAAGAAGAGCGACTTTTTCGCTGATGGGCGTTCCTCGCGGGATCTTCCGATAGGGACGGTCGCGCGCGGCAATCTTCGCGAAGACAAGGCGCTTTATACCGGTAAAAAGGAAAATGCCGACCCGAATGTTCAGGTTCAGACGACGACTGACGCCTCCGGCAATACGTTGATCTCGAGTTTTCCGAACGACATCGAGGAGTTTCCGCTTCCGGTGACGAAGGAAATGCTCGACCGTGGCCAGGAGCGTTACAACGTCTATTGCGGCGTGTGTCACGGACCTTTCGGAAACGGTGACGGGATGATCGTCCGCCGCGGATTTCCGAAGCCGCCAACATACAACGACGACCGTTTGCGCAATGCGCCGGTCGGACATTTCTTCGACGTAATCACGAACGGACAGGGGCGTATGGGATCGTATGCCTCGCAGGTTCCGGTCGCGGACCGTTGGGCGATCGTGATGTACATCCGCGCGCTGCAGCGAAGCCAAAACCCGACCGGCGCGAATCCGCTGACTCAGAAAGAAGCGACTATGCCTAATCAAACGCCGAAACCGGCCGAATCGCCGAAACCGGCAACCGCGGGAGGTGCAAAATAA
- the ctaD gene encoding cytochrome c oxidase subunit I: MQNVDAMNIADEPKVNYLTNGFSLRSWLLTKDHKRIAIMYLITVSAFFLIGGLYAATIRLELLTPQSDLLESGQYNRVFTQHGVVMVFFFLIPVIPAILGNFLLPLMIGAKDLALPRINLLSLYIYWLGGILTLWALMQGGVDTGWTFYTPYSTTFSNTYVMAVGLGIFINGFSSILTGLNFIVTVHTMRAPGMTWFRLPLFVWANYATALVMILGTPVVAITVLLLAIERVAHVGIFDPAIGGDPILFQHLFWFYSHPAVYIMILPSMGIISELISNFSRKKVFGYEFIAFSSIAIAVFGFLVWGHHMFVSGQSVYAGLVFSFLTMVVAVPSAIKMFNWTATLYKGSISYDAPMLFAFGFMGLFLIGGLTGLFLGSMGLNVHLTDTYFIVSHFHYVMVGGTVLGYLGGLHYWWPKMTGRMYSEFWGKISAMLVFVGFNLTFFPQFILGYQGMPRRYAAYPEEFQVLNIFSTAGASVLGLGMSLPVVYLVHSLVFGKKAEANPWMHPGLEWRTASPPPTENFDQMPVVTWDAYSFGEESELDIEGARKRELAKV, from the coding sequence ATGCAAAATGTTGATGCAATGAACATCGCGGACGAACCGAAAGTGAATTATTTGACGAACGGATTCTCCCTTAGGTCGTGGCTCTTGACGAAGGATCATAAACGCATCGCGATTATGTATCTGATCACGGTTTCCGCGTTCTTTCTGATCGGCGGCCTTTATGCCGCGACGATCCGACTCGAATTGCTGACGCCGCAAAGCGACCTCCTTGAATCGGGACAATACAACCGCGTCTTTACACAGCACGGCGTGGTGATGGTCTTCTTCTTTCTGATTCCCGTGATCCCGGCCATCCTCGGAAACTTCTTGCTGCCGCTGATGATCGGTGCCAAGGATCTGGCCCTGCCGCGCATCAATCTTCTGAGTCTCTACATTTACTGGCTCGGAGGCATTCTGACGCTTTGGGCGCTGATGCAGGGCGGGGTCGATACCGGTTGGACGTTCTACACGCCCTACTCGACGACATTTTCAAATACCTATGTGATGGCCGTCGGACTCGGGATCTTTATCAACGGATTCTCGTCGATCCTGACCGGCCTGAACTTCATCGTCACCGTTCACACGATGCGTGCCCCGGGAATGACCTGGTTTCGTTTGCCGCTTTTTGTCTGGGCGAATTATGCGACGGCTCTCGTGATGATCCTCGGAACGCCGGTGGTCGCGATCACAGTCCTGTTGCTTGCGATCGAACGCGTCGCGCACGTCGGCATCTTCGATCCGGCGATCGGCGGCGATCCGATCCTGTTCCAACATCTGTTTTGGTTCTACTCGCACCCGGCCGTTTACATTATGATTCTGCCGAGTATGGGAATCATCTCCGAACTGATCTCGAACTTTTCGCGCAAGAAGGTCTTCGGGTACGAGTTCATCGCGTTCTCGTCGATCGCGATCGCGGTCTTTGGTTTCCTCGTCTGGGGCCATCATATGTTCGTCAGCGGCCAGTCGGTCTATGCCGGACTCGTTTTCTCGTTCCTGACAATGGTTGTCGCGGTTCCGTCGGCGATCAAGATGTTCAACTGGACGGCGACTCTCTACAAAGGTTCGATCTCGTACGACGCGCCGATGCTCTTCGCATTCGGATTTATGGGACTGTTCCTGATCGGTGGCCTGACCGGACTGTTTCTCGGATCGATGGGACTCAACGTTCATCTGACGGACACCTATTTCATCGTCTCGCACTTCCACTACGTGATGGTCGGCGGAACGGTTCTCGGGTATCTGGGAGGACTCCATTACTGGTGGCCGAAGATGACCGGGCGAATGTATTCTGAGTTTTGGGGAAAGATTTCGGCGATGCTCGTCTTCGTCGGATTCAACCTGACGTTCTTTCCGCAGTTCATTCTCGGCTATCAGGGAATGCCGCGGCGCTACGCCGCATACCCTGAGGAGTTTCAGGTTCTGAACATCTTTTCAACCGCCGGCGCGTCGGTGCTTGGGCTCGGTATGTCGCTTCCCGTTGTTTACCTGGTCCATTCGCTGGTTTTTGGCAAAAAGGCCGAAGCGAACCCGTGGATGCATCCGGGACTCGAATGGCGCACGGCATCGCCGCCGCCGACCGAGAACTTCGACCAAATGCCCGTTGTTACCTGGGATGCGTATTCGTTTGGCGAGGAAAGCGAACTCGATATCGAAGGCGCCCGCAAGCGGGAGTTGGCAAAGGTCTAA
- a CDS encoding DUF3341 domain-containing protein → MEKKIYGLMAEFDSATELVDAARQVRDAGYRKTDAFTPFPLHEIDEALGIRRSILPFLVFGGGILGLIAGLGLQFYTHVIEYPIAVGGRPHFSLPAFIPPTYELTILFAAFTAVFGMLFLNGLPSPYHPVFNVERFSLAMREKFFLLIESEDDNFDYEDTKSFMKGLNPQEVFDVED, encoded by the coding sequence ATGGAAAAGAAAATTTACGGATTGATGGCGGAATTCGACTCGGCAACCGAACTCGTCGATGCCGCGCGCCAGGTTCGCGACGCGGGCTACCGCAAGACTGACGCGTTCACGCCGTTTCCTCTGCATGAGATCGACGAAGCGCTCGGGATTCGCCGGAGCATTCTTCCGTTTCTCGTGTTCGGCGGCGGCATTCTCGGGCTTATCGCCGGACTCGGACTTCAGTTCTACACGCACGTGATCGAATATCCGATCGCGGTCGGCGGCCGTCCACACTTCAGTTTGCCGGCTTTCATTCCGCCGACGTATGAGTTGACGATTCTTTTCGCCGCCTTCACGGCGGTCTTCGGGATGCTCTTTTTGAACGGTCTCCCGTCACCATATCATCCGGTCTTCAACGTCGAGCGTTTTTCGCTCGCGATGCGCGAAAAGTTCTTCTTGCTGATCGAAAGCGAAGACGACAATTTCGATTACGAAGACACCAAGAGTTTTATGAAGGGGCTGAATCCGCAGGAGGTTTTCGATGTTGAAGACTAA
- a CDS encoding cytochrome c oxidase subunit 3 family protein produces MAHEHDYHPPGLQHQFEDMQQQQDSVTLGMWAFLVQEIMFFGGLFTAYLVFRSRYPMAFAAGSNHLDAFLGGLNTLVLIISSLTMALTVYFAQKGNRNLQVIMIVLTMIFGTTFLVVKFFEYSDKYHHGLVPFNGLNQKVKKQAGGETEKSSLVLPFETKADAAETKTEAKPEAEHANPRGEFQWRDEDKHGVKIVLDAQKLGHLTAYEKSGYFTNGEYDNAKFTQKVRMFFYIYFVMTGLHGLHMVVGLGIMLWLLVMAWRGTYSAEYYSPVEISGLYWHFVDIVWIFLFPLLYLLGRHFLAGGH; encoded by the coding sequence ATGGCACACGAACACGATTATCATCCGCCGGGTCTTCAACATCAGTTTGAAGATATGCAGCAGCAACAGGATTCCGTGACTCTTGGAATGTGGGCTTTCCTTGTTCAGGAAATCATGTTCTTTGGCGGACTGTTTACGGCATATTTGGTCTTTCGCTCGCGATATCCGATGGCGTTCGCGGCGGGAAGTAATCACCTGGACGCGTTTCTGGGCGGTCTGAACACGCTTGTCCTGATCATCAGCAGTTTGACGATGGCACTGACGGTTTACTTCGCGCAAAAGGGTAACCGCAATCTGCAGGTCATAATGATCGTGTTGACGATGATCTTCGGCACGACGTTCCTGGTCGTCAAATTCTTCGAGTATTCCGACAAGTATCATCACGGACTCGTTCCGTTCAACGGTCTGAACCAGAAGGTCAAGAAACAAGCCGGCGGCGAAACTGAAAAATCGTCGCTCGTGCTGCCTTTCGAAACCAAGGCCGATGCCGCCGAGACGAAGACTGAGGCGAAACCCGAAGCCGAACACGCCAATCCGCGCGGCGAGTTCCAATGGAGAGACGAGGACAAGCACGGAGTCAAGATCGTGCTCGATGCGCAGAAGCTCGGGCATCTGACGGCTTACGAAAAATCGGGTTATTTCACGAACGGCGAGTACGACAACGCGAAGTTCACGCAGAAGGTTCGGATGTTCTTCTACATCTACTTCGTGATGACCGGACTGCACGGCCTGCATATGGTCGTCGGGCTCGGTATTATGCTCTGGCTTCTTGTGATGGCTTGGCGCGGAACGTACTCCGCGGAATACTATTCACCGGTCGAGATCTCCGGACTTTACTGGCACTTCGTCGATATTGTCTGGATCTTTCTTTTCCCGTTGCTTTATTTGCTCGGAAGACACTTTTTGGCAGGAGGACATTGA